Proteins encoded by one window of Lutibacter sp. A64:
- a CDS encoding Y-family DNA polymerase yields the protein MYALVDCNNFYASCERVFRPNLRNQPIVVLSNNDGCVIARSNEAKALGIPMGAPAFKFRSTFEKNNIHVFSSNYALYGDMSHRVMTLLGTYTPDVEIYSIDEAFLQFKGFDKHFDLQTYAESIKRTVDKGTGIPISIGIAPTKALSKVANRIAKKFPKQTKGVYIIDSEEKRIKALKWLAVEDVWGIGRKHSQKLHAKNILTAYQFTNLHDDVVRKQMSVVGLRLKHELEGKETLGLEVIQKKKAIATTRTFEGMLTDFDSIKERVSTFAVSCAEKLRKQGSCCTVVMVFLHTNYHRKDLAQYSKNIVIKTHYPTNSSIDLIKYAVEGLEYIYKENYHYKKAGIVVMGIAPETNKQMTLFTKENAKHLPLMKSIDKLNRELGSHKVKFGSQSLGRTWKMKQEQLSPRYTTKLKEIITIY from the coding sequence ATGTACGCATTGGTAGATTGTAATAACTTTTACGCATCGTGTGAACGTGTGTTTAGACCAAATTTGAGAAATCAACCTATTGTTGTTTTGTCGAATAATGATGGTTGTGTTATTGCAAGAAGTAATGAAGCCAAAGCGTTGGGCATTCCAATGGGCGCACCTGCATTTAAATTCAGAAGTACATTTGAAAAGAACAACATTCACGTATTTTCTTCAAACTATGCCTTGTATGGAGATATGAGTCATAGAGTTATGACTTTACTAGGTACTTATACACCAGATGTTGAAATTTATAGCATTGATGAAGCATTTTTACAGTTTAAAGGTTTTGACAAACATTTTGATTTACAAACCTATGCTGAATCTATTAAACGTACTGTTGACAAAGGAACAGGCATTCCAATTAGTATTGGAATTGCACCTACAAAAGCACTTTCAAAAGTAGCTAATAGAATCGCTAAAAAGTTTCCAAAACAAACCAAAGGTGTGTATATTATTGATTCAGAAGAAAAAAGAATTAAAGCTTTGAAATGGTTAGCTGTTGAAGATGTTTGGGGTATTGGGAGGAAACATTCACAAAAACTTCACGCAAAAAATATTTTAACTGCATACCAGTTTACAAATTTACACGATGATGTTGTTAGAAAACAGATGAGTGTTGTTGGCTTACGTTTAAAACACGAATTGGAAGGCAAAGAAACTTTAGGTTTAGAAGTTATTCAAAAGAAAAAAGCAATTGCAACTACCAGAACTTTTGAAGGAATGTTAACTGATTTTGATAGTATCAAAGAACGCGTAAGTACCTTTGCTGTTAGTTGTGCTGAAAAGTTACGTAAACAAGGTAGCTGTTGCACTGTTGTTATGGTGTTTTTACATACTAATTACCATAGAAAGGATTTAGCTCAATATAGCAAGAACATCGTTATTAAAACTCATTATCCAACTAATTCTAGCATTGATTTAATTAAATATGCTGTTGAGGGGTTGGAATATATTTATAAAGAAAATTATCACTACAAAAAAGCAGGTATTGTTGTTATGGGTATTGCACCTGAAACAAATAAACAAATGACTTTATTTACTAAAGAAAATGCGAAGCATTTGCCTTTAATGAAAAGTATTGATAAATTGAACAGAGAATTGGGAAGTCATAAAGTAAAGTTTGGTTCACAAAGTTTAGGACGAACTTGGAAAATGAAGCAAGAACAATTATCACCACGCTATACTACAAAATTAAAAGAGATCATTACTATTTATTAA